The Corallococcus caeni genome includes a region encoding these proteins:
- a CDS encoding GGDEF domain-containing protein codes for MNPADLLSAMKRTVEQLAAYNEMAKALTSTLELREVLALVMQKVSALLRPRNWSLILQDERTGKLYFEIAVGEGAEALKGLQLNPGEGIAGAVFASGVARLVHDVGGDPSFAPRFDEASAFHTRSLLAVPLVARERVLGVIELVNGPTEPGFTHDDLTALSAIADYAAIAIENARNFRRVQELTITDEHTGCFNARHLRAQLEQEVKRSARFRHPLSLVFLDLDHFKSINDRHGHLVGSATLKEVGDLLISLGRHNLDAVFRYGGDEFAVMLIETDTEGAQVIARRICEAFRGQRFLREQGLDVALTASVGVASFPDHATTSTDLIRAADFAMYAAKGRGRDGIAVAEARSGEGTPMEVPFARSGG; via the coding sequence ATGAACCCCGCGGACCTCCTGTCGGCCATGAAGCGGACAGTGGAGCAGCTGGCCGCCTACAACGAGATGGCCAAGGCGCTGACCTCCACGCTGGAGCTGCGCGAAGTGCTCGCGCTGGTGATGCAGAAGGTCAGCGCGCTGCTGCGGCCGCGCAACTGGTCCCTCATCCTCCAGGACGAGCGCACCGGAAAGCTCTACTTCGAAATCGCCGTGGGCGAGGGCGCCGAGGCGCTCAAGGGCCTGCAGCTCAACCCGGGGGAGGGCATCGCCGGGGCCGTGTTCGCCTCCGGCGTCGCGCGGCTCGTCCACGACGTGGGCGGCGACCCCAGCTTCGCGCCCCGCTTCGACGAGGCCTCCGCCTTCCACACCCGCTCGCTGCTCGCCGTGCCGCTGGTGGCGCGCGAGCGGGTGCTGGGCGTGATTGAGCTGGTCAACGGCCCCACGGAGCCCGGCTTCACGCATGACGACCTCACCGCCCTGTCCGCCATCGCGGACTACGCGGCCATCGCCATCGAGAACGCGCGCAACTTCCGCCGGGTGCAGGAGCTCACCATCACCGACGAGCACACCGGCTGCTTCAACGCGCGGCACCTGCGCGCGCAGCTGGAGCAGGAGGTGAAGCGCTCGGCGCGCTTCCGCCACCCGCTGTCGCTCGTGTTCCTGGACCTGGACCACTTCAAGTCCATCAACGACCGCCACGGGCACCTGGTGGGCAGCGCGACGCTCAAGGAGGTGGGGGACCTGCTCATCAGCCTGGGCCGCCACAACCTGGACGCCGTCTTCCGCTACGGCGGCGACGAGTTCGCGGTGATGCTGATTGAGACGGACACGGAAGGGGCCCAGGTCATCGCCCGGCGCATCTGCGAGGCGTTCCGCGGCCAGCGCTTCCTGCGCGAGCAGGGGCTGGACGTGGCGCTCACCGCGAGCGTCGGGGTGGCGTCCTTCCCGGACCATGCCACCACCTCCACGGACCTCATCCGCGCGGCGGACTTCGCCATGTACGCGGCCAAGGGGCGGGGCCGGGACGGCATCGCCGTCGCCGAGGCCCGTTCGGGAGAGGGGACCCCCATGGAGGTCCCCTTCGCCCGCTCCGGCGGGTGA
- a CDS encoding Maf family protein, with product MDPTALFVLASASPRRKDLLAQLGLRFTVAAADIDETPMAGEIARNYVHRLAVEKARTVATRHPDAWVLAADTTVALGSELLGKPRDAAEAREMLTRLSGQIHEVFTGIAVAGRAQASEVVRTQVTFRALSPEEIAWYADTGEPLDKAGAYAIQGKGGFLVQGIDGSPTNVVGLPLGETLALLGRVGVPLPWPGGRR from the coding sequence ATGGATCCAACCGCTCTCTTCGTTCTCGCCTCCGCCTCGCCCCGGCGCAAGGATTTATTGGCCCAGCTGGGCCTTCGCTTCACCGTGGCGGCGGCGGATATCGATGAAACGCCGATGGCCGGAGAAATTGCGCGGAACTACGTGCACCGGCTGGCCGTGGAGAAGGCCCGCACGGTCGCCACCCGACACCCGGACGCGTGGGTGCTGGCCGCGGACACCACCGTGGCCCTGGGGTCCGAGCTGCTGGGCAAGCCCCGGGACGCGGCGGAGGCGCGGGAGATGCTCACCCGGCTGTCCGGCCAGATCCATGAGGTCTTCACCGGCATCGCGGTGGCGGGCCGCGCGCAGGCCTCCGAGGTCGTGCGCACACAGGTGACCTTCCGCGCGCTCTCCCCGGAGGAGATCGCCTGGTACGCGGACACCGGCGAGCCCCTGGACAAGGCGGGCGCCTACGCCATCCAGGGCAAGGGCGGCTTCCTGGTGCAGGGCATCGACGGCAGCCCCACGAACGTCGTCGGCCTGCCGCTGGGGGAGACGCTGGCGCTGCTCGGCCGGGTGGGCGTCCCCCTGCCCTGGCCCGGAGGCCGGCGATGA
- a CDS encoding YggS family pyridoxal phosphate-dependent enzyme, whose amino-acid sequence MSNSVADNLARVRERVAKACASAGRPESSVTLVAVSKLKPSVLIREAYAAGQRDFGENYAQELRDKAEELKDLDGLRWHAIGSLQTNKVKYVARVAHAFHALERLDVAAELSKRRAGSAPLPCYVELNLGGEDTKHGLTPDALGGFLAQVRELPNLQVVGLMALPPPTDDVARMREGFARLRELASAHALTALSMGTTHDFEQAILEGATAVRVGTAIFGERA is encoded by the coding sequence ATGAGCAACAGCGTGGCGGACAACCTGGCGCGGGTGCGCGAGCGCGTGGCGAAGGCCTGCGCGAGCGCGGGGCGGCCGGAGTCGTCGGTGACGCTGGTGGCGGTGTCCAAGCTCAAGCCCTCGGTGCTGATCCGCGAGGCGTACGCCGCGGGGCAGCGCGACTTCGGGGAGAACTACGCCCAGGAGCTGCGCGACAAGGCCGAGGAGCTCAAGGACCTGGACGGCCTGCGCTGGCACGCCATCGGTTCGCTGCAGACGAACAAGGTGAAGTACGTGGCCCGCGTCGCGCACGCCTTCCACGCGCTGGAGCGGCTGGACGTCGCCGCGGAGCTGTCCAAGCGGAGGGCGGGCTCCGCGCCCCTGCCCTGCTACGTGGAGCTCAACCTGGGCGGCGAGGACACCAAGCACGGGCTCACGCCGGACGCGCTGGGCGGCTTCCTGGCGCAGGTGCGCGAGCTGCCGAACCTCCAGGTGGTGGGGCTGATGGCGCTGCCGCCGCCCACGGACGACGTGGCGCGGATGCGCGAGGGCTTCGCGCGGCTGCGCGAGCTGGCGTCGGCCCATGCGCTGACGGCGCTGTCCATGGGCACCACGCACGACTTCGAGCAGGCCATCCTGGAGGGCGCCACCGCCGTGCGCGTGGGCACCGCCATCTTCGGCGAGCGCGCCTAG
- a CDS encoding DUF3108 domain-containing protein, with the protein MRSLSSWGFTAAVVGLMGSALAHAQEPTGTAFGPGEQAQYRVRYLGLTAGTATVTVGAPMTQWGQSVWPIVSTAKSDDLVGVYPIKSRFVSYWDAGAQRVTGSDLHSEENRKRRRQRIQLTADGTGAKVIKQKENDPPRESDHALPQGTLDVAGATFALRGQELTVGRSFEYPVFTGSKQFNLRATVEGRETVSTPAGARDTFRVRVHTEFGGKLESKRDMVAYLSADAHHVPVRIEADFALGTIVAELTDYKPGRVVTVARADNSDD; encoded by the coding sequence ATGCGCAGTCTGTCCAGCTGGGGGTTCACGGCCGCGGTGGTGGGACTCATGGGGTCCGCGCTGGCGCACGCCCAGGAGCCCACCGGGACGGCGTTCGGCCCGGGTGAGCAGGCCCAGTACCGGGTGCGCTACCTGGGGCTGACGGCCGGCACCGCGACGGTGACGGTGGGTGCGCCCATGACGCAGTGGGGCCAGAGCGTGTGGCCCATCGTGTCCACGGCGAAGTCCGACGACCTGGTGGGCGTCTACCCCATCAAGAGCCGCTTCGTGTCGTACTGGGACGCGGGCGCCCAGCGGGTGACGGGCAGCGACCTGCATTCCGAGGAGAACCGCAAGCGCCGCCGCCAGCGCATCCAGCTCACGGCGGACGGCACCGGCGCGAAGGTCATCAAGCAGAAGGAGAACGACCCGCCGCGCGAGTCCGACCACGCGCTGCCCCAGGGCACGCTGGACGTGGCGGGCGCGACGTTCGCGCTGCGCGGCCAGGAGCTGACGGTGGGCCGCTCCTTCGAGTACCCCGTCTTCACCGGCAGCAAGCAGTTCAACCTGCGCGCCACGGTGGAGGGCCGCGAGACGGTCTCCACGCCTGCGGGCGCGCGCGACACCTTCCGCGTGCGCGTGCACACCGAGTTTGGCGGCAAGCTGGAGTCCAAGCGCGACATGGTCGCGTACCTCAGCGCGGACGCCCACCACGTGCCGGTGCGCATCGAGGCGGACTTCGCGCTGGGCACCATCGTGGCGGAGCTCACCGACTACAAGCCGGGCCGCGTGGTGACGGTGGCCCGGGCGGACAACTCGGACGACTGA
- a CDS encoding DUF4091 domain-containing protein yields the protein MGVGWAWAVAAVLSAAPGGVQVVSPLVKVRPDATPKGAKEARLSAARGECEGTQLVLPQGVTRVTMQPLALKGPGAPLTVDAWREAYLDVKTPSNGEGKPGPWPDALVPLSAPANPRHPTVVYVEVCVPAKQAPGTYTGSLSAAADGKDLPAVPFTVEVRPFELPATSSLPNSFGISLYSIAKGHGIPADSPEAKALLRAYGKALLEHRVSAHGMGMDPPPVRFQDGRAVLDWSAYDAEMGPFLDGTLLPSGARFTTADVRDNRKASTDAEKTAYYRAFQKHFEDKGWKAQLFFYAKDEPKAADVPLVKAQAKRVHDAGGTIPVLVTTALDPAFNGSVDILTPIINCFYPREGPQTCRTVANTATARTRLPSRAKVWWYQSCMAHGCTGGPPPDKALDKAYSDWASYMVDHPAPLNRAMGVLAFESGVDGELYFDTVFAYNTKKDVWTDLFEFGGNGDGTLFYPGTPAKLGGTEHQPVVSLRLKHIRDGLEDYEYLRLLTSLGDGAFARTAAKRLAKSGYEISRDPAEWEAVRKEVTERIVKRQAAEEAKRSGRRTSGGTP from the coding sequence ATGGGCGTGGGTTGGGCATGGGCAGTGGCGGCGGTGCTTTCCGCCGCGCCGGGCGGCGTGCAGGTGGTGTCGCCGCTGGTGAAGGTGCGGCCGGACGCGACGCCGAAGGGCGCGAAGGAGGCCCGCCTCAGCGCGGCCCGGGGCGAGTGCGAGGGCACGCAGCTGGTGCTCCCCCAGGGCGTGACGCGGGTGACGATGCAGCCGTTGGCCCTCAAGGGGCCGGGCGCGCCGCTCACCGTGGACGCGTGGCGCGAGGCGTACCTCGACGTGAAGACGCCCTCCAACGGCGAGGGCAAGCCGGGCCCGTGGCCCGACGCGCTGGTGCCACTGTCGGCGCCCGCCAATCCCAGGCACCCGACGGTCGTCTACGTGGAGGTCTGCGTCCCCGCGAAGCAGGCCCCCGGCACCTATACGGGGAGCCTGAGCGCGGCGGCGGACGGCAAGGACCTGCCGGCCGTTCCCTTCACGGTGGAGGTGCGGCCGTTCGAGCTGCCCGCGACGTCGTCGCTGCCCAACAGCTTCGGCATCTCGCTGTACAGCATCGCGAAGGGGCACGGCATCCCGGCGGACTCGCCGGAGGCGAAGGCGCTGCTGCGCGCGTACGGCAAGGCGCTGCTGGAGCACCGCGTGAGCGCGCACGGCATGGGCATGGATCCGCCGCCGGTGAGGTTCCAGGACGGCCGCGCGGTGCTGGACTGGAGCGCGTACGACGCGGAGATGGGGCCCTTCCTGGATGGCACGCTGCTGCCCTCCGGCGCGCGCTTCACGACGGCGGACGTGCGCGACAACCGCAAGGCCTCCACGGACGCGGAGAAGACGGCGTACTACCGCGCCTTCCAGAAGCACTTCGAGGACAAGGGCTGGAAGGCGCAGCTCTTCTTCTACGCCAAGGACGAACCCAAGGCGGCGGACGTGCCGCTGGTGAAGGCGCAGGCGAAGCGCGTGCATGACGCGGGCGGCACCATCCCCGTGCTCGTCACCACGGCGTTGGATCCGGCGTTCAACGGGTCGGTGGACATCCTCACGCCCATCATCAACTGCTTCTACCCGCGCGAGGGACCGCAGACGTGCCGCACGGTGGCGAACACCGCGACCGCGCGCACGCGGCTGCCGTCGCGCGCGAAGGTGTGGTGGTACCAGAGCTGTATGGCCCACGGCTGCACGGGCGGCCCGCCCCCGGACAAGGCGCTGGACAAGGCCTACAGCGACTGGGCCTCGTACATGGTGGACCACCCCGCCCCGCTCAACCGCGCCATGGGCGTGCTGGCCTTCGAGAGCGGCGTGGACGGCGAGCTCTATTTCGACACCGTCTTTGCCTACAACACGAAGAAGGATGTCTGGACGGACCTCTTCGAGTTCGGCGGCAACGGCGACGGCACCCTCTTCTACCCGGGCACCCCCGCGAAGCTGGGCGGCACGGAGCACCAGCCCGTGGTGTCCCTGCGGCTGAAACACATCCGCGACGGCCTGGAGGACTACGAATACCTGCGCCTGCTCACGTCGCTGGGCGACGGCGCCTTCGCCCGGACGGCGGCGAAGCGGCTGGCGAAGTCCGGGTACGAAATCTCCCGGGACCCGGCGGAGTGGGAAGCGGTGCGCAAGGAAGTGACCGAGCGCATCGTGAAGCGGCAGGCGGCTGAAGAAGCGAAGCGCTCCGGACGTCGGACTTCCGGGGGAACCCCGTAG
- a CDS encoding DUF3108 domain-containing protein gives MNTMRNLVAACLAFSAFSAIPGQAQEARPLPLKSILSPSTKAPATDAPADAAKPADAPENTGDAAAAAAPGEPVVAVKPCEQGLPTLRSPLAFKPGEMLEFDMDAMGAKAGKLTMRVQRPANGSLPVLVEAQTNTLFSKVRRVRGSATSYLHPKTLRPSRYTEEAVENEQRRKVNVDFGAQDKSVKVDYQIGDRPKGHFDYAFDKDGLDVAGAIYLIRQLPLKKDLPVCFDVYGIRRMWRMTATVVEREHVSLPLGEFDAWHLAGTAVRLDRPSQTRDVHVWITDDERRLPLAAVGAIDLGAVRLTLSGVKRPGEKPMEAQGKEDLKW, from the coding sequence ATGAACACCATGCGCAACCTCGTCGCGGCCTGCCTCGCCTTCAGCGCCTTCAGCGCCATCCCGGGTCAGGCCCAGGAGGCCCGGCCCCTCCCGCTCAAGTCCATCCTGAGCCCTTCCACGAAGGCGCCCGCGACGGACGCTCCCGCGGACGCCGCGAAGCCCGCGGACGCACCGGAGAACACCGGCGACGCGGCCGCCGCCGCAGCGCCCGGCGAGCCCGTCGTCGCGGTGAAGCCGTGTGAACAGGGCCTGCCCACGCTGCGCTCGCCGCTGGCGTTCAAGCCGGGGGAGATGCTCGAGTTCGACATGGACGCCATGGGCGCCAAGGCGGGCAAGCTCACCATGCGCGTGCAGCGCCCGGCGAACGGCTCGCTGCCGGTGCTGGTGGAGGCGCAGACGAACACGCTGTTCTCCAAGGTGCGCCGCGTGCGCGGCAGCGCGACCAGCTACCTGCACCCGAAGACGCTGCGCCCCTCGCGCTACACCGAGGAGGCCGTGGAGAACGAGCAGCGCCGCAAGGTGAACGTGGACTTCGGCGCGCAGGACAAGAGCGTCAAGGTGGACTACCAGATTGGGGACCGCCCCAAGGGCCACTTCGACTACGCGTTCGACAAGGACGGCCTGGACGTCGCGGGCGCCATCTACCTCATCCGCCAGCTGCCGCTGAAGAAGGACCTGCCGGTCTGCTTCGACGTGTACGGCATCCGCCGCATGTGGCGCATGACGGCCACCGTGGTGGAGCGCGAGCACGTGTCGCTGCCCCTGGGCGAGTTCGACGCGTGGCACCTGGCCGGCACCGCCGTGCGCCTGGACCGGCCGTCGCAGACGCGCGACGTGCACGTGTGGATCACCGATGACGAGCGCCGCCTCCCGCTGGCCGCCGTGGGCGCCATCGACCTGGGCGCCGTGCGCCTCACCCTGTCCGGAGTGAAGCGCCCCGGTGAAAAGCCCATGGAGGCCCAGGGCAAGGAAGACCTCAAGTGGTAA
- a CDS encoding DUF507 family protein, whose protein sequence is MRLYPKVIPIISREAIQQLMQDGDIEVEPMRVADAEMDLSAIMREYLANEERVNQATREALERRGYDYSKFNQVKREMADVRGFKMGDEGIEYVINQMIEFLLISRNVEEVYSPDNVLRQKMFQGMKKHLDVDDEIDKEARSRLKHLQEGTSAFDIEYNKTVEQIRRARGLI, encoded by the coding sequence ATGAGGCTGTATCCGAAGGTGATCCCGATCATCTCGCGCGAGGCCATTCAGCAGCTCATGCAGGACGGGGACATCGAGGTGGAGCCGATGCGCGTGGCCGACGCCGAGATGGATCTCTCCGCCATCATGCGCGAGTACCTCGCCAACGAAGAGCGTGTGAACCAGGCGACGCGCGAGGCCCTGGAGCGTCGGGGATATGACTACTCCAAGTTCAACCAGGTGAAGCGCGAGATGGCGGACGTGCGCGGCTTCAAGATGGGGGACGAGGGCATCGAGTACGTCATCAACCAGATGATTGAGTTCCTCCTCATCAGCCGGAACGTCGAGGAGGTCTACTCCCCCGACAACGTGCTGCGTCAGAAGATGTTCCAGGGCATGAAGAAGCACCTGGACGTCGACGACGAGATCGACAAGGAGGCCCGCTCGCGGCTGAAGCACCTGCAGGAGGGCACGAGCGCCTTCGACATCGAGTACAACAAGACGGTCGAGCAGATCCGCCGCGCCCGCGGCCTGATTTAG
- the uvrC gene encoding excinuclease ABC subunit UvrC, whose protein sequence is MDIRLQEKLDALPTEPGVYLMKDKRGTIIYVGKAVNLRSRVRSYFNRSGDTRVFVSLLDTMLGDLETVLVHNEKEALLLENELIKKHKPRFNVLLKDDKQFISLRLDRTQPFPRLEVVRKYEKDGARYFGPYSSAGAIRETLRLINRFFRLRTCTDHVLANRKRPCLLYQIGRCPAPCVHPVSPEDYRKSVDEVAMFLEGKAGQLIEGLRLRMKRAAVELKFEEAARVRDQLLAIERSLERQKVATTDFKDQDVFALYREGDRILFYVLHVRQGRLNGGQAFPFGSQEFPDDELLASFVNLYYDQGGFVPEEVLLPLEPGDGTDGLEALLSERKGERVRVFVPKRGEKHELVNMAVKNAEQAFIERKRTKDETDTVLSRLQSKLGLRNFPRRMECYDISHFQSSSIVASQVAVTDGETDKSRYRKYKIKTVDKQDDFASMYEVITRRLKRGLEDNDLPDLLVIDGGKGQLASAHAAMKDLGVEGVDVVGLAKSRDQEVFDRDTESAKSPERVFVLGRKDPIVLPQNSAEMFMLTRMRDEAHRFAITFQGKSMRKSAMRSALEDIPGVGEGRRKMLLRHFGSLKRVGDASIEELAEVVGPAMAERVHAGLHGDPEDDTEDPVREASLDDASEPVHEKADGGSPPGAA, encoded by the coding sequence ATGGACATCCGGCTGCAGGAGAAGCTGGACGCGCTGCCCACCGAGCCCGGCGTGTACCTGATGAAGGACAAGCGCGGGACCATCATCTACGTGGGCAAGGCCGTGAACCTGCGCAGCCGCGTGCGCAGCTACTTCAACCGCTCCGGCGACACCCGCGTCTTCGTGTCCCTCTTGGACACGATGCTGGGCGACCTGGAGACGGTGCTCGTCCACAACGAGAAGGAGGCCCTCCTCCTTGAAAACGAGCTGATCAAGAAGCACAAGCCGCGCTTCAACGTCCTGCTCAAGGACGACAAGCAGTTCATCTCCCTGCGCCTGGACCGCACCCAGCCGTTCCCCCGGCTGGAGGTGGTGCGCAAGTACGAGAAGGACGGCGCGCGCTACTTCGGCCCGTACTCCAGCGCGGGCGCCATCCGCGAAACGCTGCGCCTCATCAACCGCTTCTTCCGCCTGCGCACCTGCACGGACCACGTGCTCGCCAACCGCAAGCGGCCGTGCCTGCTGTATCAAATCGGACGGTGTCCGGCGCCCTGCGTCCACCCGGTGTCCCCGGAGGACTACCGCAAGAGCGTGGACGAAGTGGCCATGTTCCTGGAGGGCAAGGCGGGGCAGCTCATCGAAGGCTTACGCCTGCGCATGAAGCGCGCGGCGGTGGAGCTGAAGTTCGAGGAGGCCGCGCGCGTCCGCGACCAGTTGCTCGCCATCGAGCGCAGCCTGGAGCGCCAGAAGGTGGCCACCACCGACTTCAAGGACCAGGACGTCTTCGCCCTGTATCGCGAGGGCGACCGCATCCTGTTCTACGTGCTGCACGTGCGACAGGGCCGGCTCAACGGCGGCCAGGCCTTCCCCTTCGGCAGCCAGGAGTTCCCGGACGACGAGCTGCTCGCGTCGTTCGTGAACCTCTACTACGACCAGGGCGGCTTCGTGCCGGAGGAGGTGCTGCTGCCCCTGGAGCCCGGCGACGGCACCGACGGCCTGGAGGCCCTGCTCTCGGAGCGCAAGGGCGAGCGCGTGCGCGTCTTCGTCCCCAAGCGCGGGGAGAAGCACGAGCTGGTGAACATGGCGGTGAAGAACGCGGAGCAGGCGTTCATCGAGCGCAAGCGCACCAAGGACGAGACGGACACGGTGCTGTCACGGCTCCAGTCCAAGCTGGGCCTGCGCAACTTCCCGCGCCGCATGGAGTGCTACGACATCTCGCACTTCCAGAGCTCCTCCATCGTCGCGTCGCAGGTGGCCGTGACCGACGGCGAGACGGACAAGTCGCGCTACCGCAAATACAAGATCAAGACCGTGGACAAGCAGGACGACTTCGCCAGCATGTACGAGGTCATCACCCGCCGGCTCAAGCGCGGGCTGGAGGACAACGACTTGCCGGACCTGCTCGTCATCGACGGCGGCAAGGGCCAGCTCGCCAGCGCCCACGCGGCCATGAAGGACCTGGGCGTGGAGGGCGTGGACGTGGTGGGCCTGGCCAAGAGCCGGGATCAGGAGGTCTTCGACCGCGACACGGAGAGCGCGAAGAGCCCCGAGCGCGTCTTCGTGCTGGGCCGCAAGGACCCCATCGTCCTGCCCCAGAACTCGGCGGAAATGTTCATGCTCACGCGCATGCGGGACGAAGCCCACCGCTTCGCCATCACCTTCCAGGGCAAGTCCATGCGCAAGAGCGCCATGCGCTCCGCGCTGGAGGACATTCCCGGCGTGGGCGAAGGCCGGCGGAAGATGTTGCTGCGCCACTTCGGTTCTCTCAAGCGGGTGGGTGACGCCAGCATCGAGGAGCTGGCGGAGGTCGTGGGCCCGGCGATGGCCGAGCGCGTCCACGCGGGCCTGCATGGCGACCCCGAGGACGACACCGAGGACCCCGTGCGCGAGGCGTCCCTGGATGACGCCTCCGAACCCGTGCACGAAAAAGCGGATGGAGGGTCGCCACCCGGTGCGGCATGA
- the uvrB gene encoding excinuclease ABC subunit UvrB yields MPEFELVSEHKPQGDQPRAIGELTEGLLRGDRYQTLLGVTGSGKTFTMANLIANVNRPALVIAHNKTLAAQLYGEFKALFPNNAVEYFVSYYDYYQPEAYVPSTDTFIEKDSSINDNIERMRHSATHSLRTRNDVIIVASVSCIYGLGAARSYVDLAIRATVGEDMGRDGFMRKLVEAQYERNDLDFHRGTFRARGDTVEVFPAYEEERAVRVSFFGDEVERITEFDPLRGQTLGQLEKIVIFPASHYVAGADARQNAMRTIREELAEQLQKFKAEGKLLEAQRLEQRTMFDLEMIEQVGYCNGIENYSRHFTGRAPGEAAPCLIDYFPRDMLVLIDESHQTVSQIGAMYRGDRARKETLVNFGFRMPSALDNRPLKFVEFEEMVKQVVFVSATPAEYELQKSKGVVVEQIIRPTGLTDPEVETRPAGNQVDDLLEEVRVRVSRNERVLVTTLTKRMAEDLTEYYSDVGVKVRYLHSDIDAIQRMAIIRDLRRGEFDVLVGINLLREGLDIPEVSLVAILDADKEGFLRSHVSLIQTIGRAARNVNGRVIMYSDQMTDSMKRAMEETTRRRDIQRAYNLEHGITPRSVKSNITDFTENIPDYDAGAGALPMAAEGENDLLEPKEIKRLIAEFSADMLKAADEMQFEKAAEFRDRVQLLKDMDLGLKPASRSLLRAPPKAVDQPGTTPKKGRGRGRPSASSGSGSSGAPGRSRSRKN; encoded by the coding sequence ATGCCGGAGTTCGAACTCGTCAGTGAGCACAAGCCGCAGGGTGACCAGCCAAGGGCTATCGGGGAGTTGACCGAGGGCCTGCTTCGCGGCGACCGCTACCAGACCCTCCTGGGCGTCACCGGCTCAGGCAAGACGTTCACGATGGCGAACCTCATCGCCAACGTGAACCGGCCCGCGCTGGTCATCGCGCACAACAAGACGCTGGCGGCGCAGCTGTACGGCGAGTTCAAGGCGCTCTTCCCGAACAACGCCGTCGAGTACTTCGTCTCGTACTACGACTACTACCAGCCCGAGGCCTACGTCCCGTCGACGGACACCTTCATCGAGAAGGACTCGTCCATCAACGACAACATCGAACGGATGCGCCACTCGGCGACGCACAGCCTGCGCACCCGCAACGACGTCATCATCGTGGCCAGCGTGTCCTGCATCTACGGCCTGGGCGCGGCGCGCAGCTACGTGGACCTGGCCATCCGCGCCACCGTGGGCGAGGACATGGGCCGCGACGGGTTCATGCGCAAGCTGGTGGAGGCCCAGTACGAGCGCAACGACCTGGACTTCCACCGCGGCACCTTCCGCGCCCGCGGCGACACCGTGGAGGTGTTCCCCGCGTACGAAGAGGAGCGCGCCGTGCGCGTCAGCTTCTTCGGCGACGAGGTGGAGCGCATCACCGAGTTCGACCCGCTGCGCGGCCAGACGCTGGGCCAGCTGGAGAAGATCGTCATCTTCCCCGCCAGCCACTACGTCGCCGGCGCGGACGCGCGCCAGAACGCCATGCGCACCATCCGCGAGGAGCTGGCCGAACAGCTCCAGAAGTTCAAGGCGGAGGGCAAACTGCTGGAGGCGCAGCGGCTGGAGCAGCGCACCATGTTCGACCTGGAGATGATCGAACAGGTCGGCTACTGCAACGGCATCGAGAACTACTCGCGCCACTTCACCGGACGCGCGCCGGGGGAAGCGGCCCCGTGCCTCATCGACTACTTCCCGCGCGACATGCTGGTCCTCATCGACGAGAGCCACCAGACGGTGTCCCAGATTGGCGCCATGTACCGCGGCGACCGCGCCCGCAAGGAGACGCTGGTCAACTTCGGCTTCCGCATGCCCAGCGCGCTGGACAACCGCCCGCTGAAGTTCGTGGAGTTCGAGGAGATGGTGAAGCAGGTCGTCTTCGTCTCCGCGACCCCCGCCGAGTACGAGCTGCAGAAGTCCAAGGGCGTGGTGGTGGAGCAGATCATCCGCCCCACCGGCCTCACCGACCCGGAGGTGGAGACGCGCCCCGCGGGCAACCAGGTGGACGACCTGCTGGAAGAGGTCCGCGTGCGCGTGTCGCGCAACGAGCGCGTGCTGGTGACGACGCTCACCAAGCGCATGGCGGAGGACCTCACCGAGTACTACAGCGACGTGGGCGTGAAGGTGCGCTACCTGCACTCGGACATCGACGCCATCCAGCGCATGGCCATCATCCGCGACCTGCGCCGGGGCGAGTTCGACGTGCTCGTGGGCATCAACCTCTTGCGCGAGGGCCTGGACATCCCGGAGGTGTCGCTCGTGGCCATCCTGGACGCCGACAAAGAAGGCTTCCTGCGCAGCCACGTGTCGCTCATCCAGACCATTGGCCGCGCGGCGCGCAACGTGAACGGACGCGTCATCATGTATTCGGACCAGATGACCGACTCCATGAAGCGCGCCATGGAGGAGACCACCCGCCGCCGCGACATCCAGCGCGCGTACAACCTGGAGCACGGCATCACGCCGCGTTCGGTGAAGAGCAACATCACCGACTTCACGGAGAACATCCCGGACTACGACGCGGGCGCGGGCGCGCTGCCCATGGCGGCGGAAGGGGAGAACGACCTCCTGGAGCCCAAGGAGATCAAACGCCTCATCGCGGAGTTCAGCGCCGACATGCTCAAGGCCGCGGACGAGATGCAGTTCGAGAAGGCCGCTGAGTTCCGCGACCGCGTCCAACTGCTCAAGGACATGGACCTGGGGCTCAAGCCCGCCTCGCGTTCGCTCTTGCGCGCGCCGCCCAAGGCGGTGGATCAGCCCGGCACCACCCCGAAGAAGGGGAGGGGACGCGGACGTCCGTCGGCGTCGTCGGGTAGCGGTTCCTCGGGGGCGCCCGGCCGTTCGCGGTCGCGCAAGAACTAG